CAATGATCCGGCCCCACAACAGGGAACACCTATGTCGGCGGTACGCATCGGCCCATATACACTGCAGAACAACCTGATCCTCGCGCCTATGGCCGGGGTGACGGACCAGCCTTTCCGCACGCTTTGCAAACGTCTGGGGGCGGGCATGGTGGTGTCGGAGATGGTCACCAGCGACATGAACCTGTGGAACAGCCGCAAATCGCGCCTGCGCCGCATCCACGAAGGCGATCCCGAACCGCGTTCGGTACAGATCGCCGGTGGCGATGCACAGATGCTGGCCGCGGCAGCGCGAGCCAACGTCGAGTCCGGTGCCCAGATCATCGATATCAACATGGGCTGTCCGGCAAAAAAAGTCTGCAACAAAGCGGCAGGCTCTGCTTTATTGAGAGATGAAGCGCTGGTCGCTGAAATCCTCGACGCGGTGGTCGGTGCGGTCGATGTGCCGGTCACCCTGAAGATTCGCACCGGCTGGGATCGCTCGAACAAGAACGGCCTGAACGTGGCGAAGATCGCTGAACAGGCCGGAATCCAGGCGCTGGCGGTGCATGGCCGCACACGCGCAGACCTGTACACCGGTGAAGCCGAGTACGACACCATCGCCGCAATCAAGCAGGCGGTGTCGATCCCGGTTTTCGCCAACGGCGACATCACGTCGCCAGAAAAGGCCCGGGCGGTGCTGGATGCCACAGGGGCCGACGGCCTGCTGATCGGCCGTGCCGCCCAAGGGCGGCCATGGATCTTCCGCGAGATCGAGCATTACCTGCGGACAGGCGAGCATCTTCCGGCTCCCGGGCTGGATGAAGTGGAACGCATTCTGCTGGAGCACCTTGCCGCGCTGCATGCCTTCTATGGGGATGTGATGGGCGTACGTATCGCCCGCAAGCACGTGGGCTGGTACCTGGCAACACGCACGGGCGGCAGGGAGTTTCGCGCCCGCTTCAATGCCTTGGAAGATACCCAAGCGCAGTGCGCCAACGTTCGGGCGTTTTTCGCCGAACGTCGACAGAGCCTTGAGACAGAGGACGGACAAGGGGTGGCCGCATGACGATGATGACCGAGACATTAGTGAGTGGAACAACGCCCGTGAGCGACAACGCCAACCTGAAGCAGCACCTGAACACGCCGAGCGAAGAGGGCCAGACCCTGCGCGACAGCGTCGAAAAGGCACTGCACAACTACTTCGCCCACCTGGAAGGCGCCACCGTCACGGACGTGTACAACCTGGTGCTCTCGGAAGTCGAGGCACCGCTGCTCGAGAGCGTGATGAACCACGTCAAGGGCAACCAGACCAAGGCCAGCGAGATGCTCGGGCTCAACCGCGGCACCCTGCGCAAGAAGCTCAAACAGTACGACCTGTTGTAAGCCAGAATCCCAATCAGAAAAGGCGGCTCCGTTGAAAGAGGCGCCTTTTTTGCTGACTCCACCGCGTTATGGAATCCGAAATGACCGACCAGACTACCCGCCTGCCGATCCGCCGCGCCCTGATCAGCGTCTCCGACAAGACCGGTATCCTCGAGTTCGCCCGTGAGCTGCAACAGCTCGGTGTCGAGATCCTGTCCACCGGCGGCACCTACAAGCTGCTCAAGGATAACGGCGTGAACGCGGTGGAAGTGGCCGACTACACCGGCTTCGCCGAAATGATGGACGGCCGGGTCAAGACCCTGCATCCGAAGATCCACGGCGGCATCCTCGGCCGTCGCGGCACCGACGACGCCATCATGAACGAGCACGGCATCAAGCCGATCGACCTGGTCGCGGTCAACCTGTATCCGTTCGAAGCCACCATCAGCAAGCCAGGTTGCGACCTGCCGACCGCCATCGAGAACATCGATATCGGCGGCCCGACCATGGTGCGTTCCGCGGCGAAGAACCACAAGGACGTCGCCATCGTGGTCAACGCCAGCGACTACGCCGGCATCGTCGAAGGCCTCAAGGCCGGCGGCCTGACCTACGCCCAGCGCTTCGACCTGATGCTCAAGGCCTTCGAGCACACCGCCGCCTACGACGGCATGATCGCCAACTACATGGGCAGCATCGACCAGTCCAAGGACACCCTGTCGACCGAAGGCCGCAGCGAGTTCCCGCGCACCTTCAACAGCCAGTTCGTCAAGGCCCAGGAAATGCGCTACGGCGAGAACCCGCACCAGAGCGCGGCGTTCTATGTCGAAGAAAAGAAAGGCGAGGCCAGCATTTCCACCGCCGTCCAGTTGCAGGGCAAGGAACTGTCGTTCAACAACGTGGCCGACACCGACGCCGCGCTGGAGTGCGTGAAGAGCTTCGTCAAGCCGGCCTGCGTCATCGTCAAGCACGCCAACCCGTGCGGCGTGGCGGTGGTCCCGGAAAACGAAGGTGGCATTCGCAAGGCCTATGACCTGGCCTACGCCACCGACACCGAGTCGGCGTTCGGCGGCATCATCGCCTTCAACCGCGAACTCGACGGCGAAACCGCCAAGGCCATCGTCGAGCGTCAGTTCGTCGAAGTGATCATCGCACCGAAAATCTCCCAGGCCGCCCGCGACGTGGTCGCCGCCAAGCAGAACGTACGCCTGCTCGAGTGTGGCGAATGGCCTGCCGAGCGCGCTGCTGGCTGGGACTTCAAGCGCGTCAACGGTGGCCTGCTGGTGCAGAGCCGCGATATCGGCATGATCAGCGCCGAGGACCTGAAGGTCGTCACCAAACGCGCGCCGACCGAGCAAGAGATCCACGACCTGGTGTTCGCCTGGAAAGTCGCCAAGTTCGTC
The Pseudomonas putida genome window above contains:
- the dusB gene encoding tRNA dihydrouridine synthase DusB, translated to MSAVRIGPYTLQNNLILAPMAGVTDQPFRTLCKRLGAGMVVSEMVTSDMNLWNSRKSRLRRIHEGDPEPRSVQIAGGDAQMLAAAARANVESGAQIIDINMGCPAKKVCNKAAGSALLRDEALVAEILDAVVGAVDVPVTLKIRTGWDRSNKNGLNVAKIAEQAGIQALAVHGRTRADLYTGEAEYDTIAAIKQAVSIPVFANGDITSPEKARAVLDATGADGLLIGRAAQGRPWIFREIEHYLRTGEHLPAPGLDEVERILLEHLAALHAFYGDVMGVRIARKHVGWYLATRTGGREFRARFNALEDTQAQCANVRAFFAERRQSLETEDGQGVAA
- the fis gene encoding DNA-binding transcriptional regulator Fis — its product is MTMMTETLVSGTTPVSDNANLKQHLNTPSEEGQTLRDSVEKALHNYFAHLEGATVTDVYNLVLSEVEAPLLESVMNHVKGNQTKASEMLGLNRGTLRKKLKQYDLL
- the purH gene encoding bifunctional phosphoribosylaminoimidazolecarboxamide formyltransferase/IMP cyclohydrolase encodes the protein MTDQTTRLPIRRALISVSDKTGILEFARELQQLGVEILSTGGTYKLLKDNGVNAVEVADYTGFAEMMDGRVKTLHPKIHGGILGRRGTDDAIMNEHGIKPIDLVAVNLYPFEATISKPGCDLPTAIENIDIGGPTMVRSAAKNHKDVAIVVNASDYAGIVEGLKAGGLTYAQRFDLMLKAFEHTAAYDGMIANYMGSIDQSKDTLSTEGRSEFPRTFNSQFVKAQEMRYGENPHQSAAFYVEEKKGEASISTAVQLQGKELSFNNVADTDAALECVKSFVKPACVIVKHANPCGVAVVPENEGGIRKAYDLAYATDTESAFGGIIAFNRELDGETAKAIVERQFVEVIIAPKISQAARDVVAAKQNVRLLECGEWPAERAAGWDFKRVNGGLLVQSRDIGMISAEDLKVVTKRAPTEQEIHDLVFAWKVAKFVKSNAIVYAKNRQTIGVGAGQMSRVNSARIAAIKAEHAGLQVQGAVMASDAFFPFRDGIDNAAKVGISAVIQPGGSMRDAEVIAAADEAGIAMVFTGMRHFRH